The genomic DNA TTCTGGCCACCCACCCTTGGCAATGTCCCTTGAAACGTCCCTTGAAATGTCCCTTGAAACGTCCCTTGAAACGTCCCTTGAAACGTCCCTTGAAATTTCCCTTGAAACGTCTCTGGAGACGACGTTTCTGGACGCTGCCCGTTCTGTTGGGGTACCCCAGGGTTGGTCAGGCGAGTCCGTTGGCGAGTCCGTTGGCGAGTCCATCGGTAACTCCATCGGTAACTCCATAGATATCTTCGCAACCCCCTTACCCCTCACCACGCCCATTAGTCCCATTACAGATACCACGAGTCTTCAGCAACTACAGCGGGAAAATGCGGATCTAAAGGAGCAGAACCAGGATCTGCTGGATTGGGTTGCGGAGTTGGAGCGATCGCTCCAAGATTGCCACGCTTCGTTCCAACACCAAACGGAATGTACCCAATATCAGGAGCGTCTGGTGGAGGAGCGGAACCAGGAACTGCTGGAATACCACCACTGTTTAGAGTCCCTGGGGCAGAATTTAGAAGAAGCCCAACACAGTCTCCACCGCCATCGAATTTTGGTGGATACCTTGGGGATCCAACTGGAGAATAGCCAGGAACGGATTAGCCAGAAGGAGGAGGAGTGCAACCTGACCCAAAAGCGCTTTGCGGAACAAACCCAGCGCTTGGTGGAGATGGAAAATGAGTGTCGGGATCTCAAGACGCGCCTGAGCCGACAGCAGCGCTATACCCTTCAGTTCAAGTCCGCCCTGGAAAAATGTTTGGATGTGTCGGTGCCAGGACCCCAGGATGATCTCCAAGGCTTGGCCAATGCTGCTGTCGCCAATCCCATCAGCCTGTCGGAACCGACGACGAATTTCTTTCCCCGATCGCAGCCGGTTCAGCCTTGGTCGAGTCAAACCAGTGACTGGATGGGGGATGGCGAGTGGGATAAGGTGAGTAACTTGCTGCGGGATGTCTCCCTTGATGAGGTGTCCCCTGAGGTATTGCCTGAACCTGAACCGGTGACCTTGGAGCCTGAGGCGGTCACCTTGGGGGCGGATCCCGTCCGTCACTCAGTTTCCCTTAACCCAGGGCAGCAGCCTGGGGACGTTGCCAGCCCAGGGGCTGCGTTTGCTCAGGGCCATTCTGATCAGGGCCATTCTGATCAGGGCCATTCTGATCAGGGCCATGAAGACTCCCCATTCCTGTCTTTGATTCTGGAGCATTCCCTGGAGCCGGATGTGGATTGGGAACTGGAACAAAAACTGAGTGCTGTTTTTGACAATACTGTGATGGACATTGGGGATTGGCAGGAGGAGGAACCGCAGCCGACCTTCGGGGCTGGATCTGCCCTAGAGGCTGAATCGCAGCCGATCGAGCCAAGTCCTTTGGCGGTGGCTTCCCAGGGAACAGCACCGGATCAACCGGTTCTACCGGTGATTTCTCCTTCCCGGGTGTCCTTAGATTCCCTGGATGCTTTAGGTTTTTCTGGAACTCAGGGCTGCTGGGATTTTGATCCCAGCGGTGAGGAGCCTGGATTGCAGTCTCCGGCAGAGGATGCGATCGCGGTCCCGTCCGTGACCAATTCTTATCAGTTGTGGCAAGACTTGGCGAAGGCCCATCGTATCGGGGTCGCCACGGGGTCAACGGTTTTTGCTGAGCCTGACCTGCCATTGCAGTCGGTATTACGGTCTGATGCGGGTGCCCCTGGCACTGATGAGGCTGGGGGTGACCAGTTTGGGGTTTCCGGTACCTCTGAGGCGCTGCACCCTGGGGATCACGGGTCTGGGCAGGGTGAGGGAGTGAAGGGTGATGCGGGCGATCGTCAGGTGGGCGATCGTCCCGTGGATTTCCAGCCTGGGGATGATGCGTCGGTGAATGTTCAAGCTGTAGATCTTCAGGCGGTGGATCTTCAAGTGGTGGATCTTCAAGTGGTGGATCTTCAAGCTGTAGATCTTCAAGCTGTAGATCTTCAAGCTGTAGATCTTCAAGCTAGCGATCGCCAAGTTACAGAAAGTGCCGACGGGGCAGGGCTGGAGACGGTTACTGCTGAGACTCACGGCTTCGCCCCTGCGGTTGATGGAGTTGTCCGTCGTCAGATAGAGCAGTTCCTCGCCTCACCGTCTTTCCTCCCTGAGACAGGCTTAGCCCATCCAGGGACCGCAGCATCTCAGGCTGTAGCACCTCAAGCTGTAGTACCTCAAGCTGTCGCACCTCAAGCTGTCGCACCTCAAGCTGTCGCACCTCAAGCTGTCGCATCTCAGGCTGTCGCACCTAAATCTGGGGTTGCCCCGTTCCCTGTTCCGCGTCCTTCCTTGCAATTGCCGAATCCCAAGGCAGGAATGGTTGAGAATTCTGTTGCTCAGCGGGGATCTGCTGTGGGGTCTGGGAAGACGATCGCCAAACCGTCAGCCTCGGCTTCTGCTCCAGGGACGCAAGGGGCGGCAGTGCTGCCTCCAGTGCGATCGGCTCATCTCCCCGATCACAGTTCAGCCCTTGACCCCGCCCTAGAGCCTGAGGCCACGGGTTTAGGGGTTGGTCAATGGTCCCTGGAAACTAGTACAGGTTCCCCTAAAGTCAAGGGCCAGCCTCGAAACCCTCAGCTTGATTTCTTCTCTTTAGCCCTGCCATCCCATAATTGGCCCTCTCCCCTGGTTCATCCCCTCCGTCCTAGCAAGAAGCGGGATTCCTTGGCGGCGGTGGAGTTACCGAGTTTCCCTAAGGCTGAGTCCTAGGGCTAAGTTCTAGAGGCTAAGGTCTAGAGGCTAAGGTCTAGAGGCTAAGGTCTAGAGGCTAAGGTCTAGGGCAGGGTGCAGGTGGTACCCCTGATAAAGAGCTGTTGCGGTTGGTTGGGACGTTGGATCTTGGCTAAAACCCAGCCGGTTTGGGGTGCTGTGACATAAACCCAGTGCCGTTGTTCTGTGGGGTCTGTTTCAGTGAATTGGCGATCGCTAAATTGCACCGGTTGCAGTCCGGGGGGGAGGATGGAGAGGAGGGTGCGATCGTGGAGAATCGGTTGATTGCGAATGGGTAAGCCAGCGGGATCGATAACCTGACAGAGGGGGGCGGTGCTGCCCAGTCCTGCTGAGGGTTGGGACACGACCGGGGAACCGGGGATGATGGTTCCTGGGGGCATCACCGGTCCGGGGGACTGGGGTAAGGCTTGGGTGCAGCGTTGGGGGTCGCCGGGTTGGACCGCACTGGCTTCTAGCCACCCCACCCAAGGGGCCGTGATCCGCAGCCAGCCGTAGGTGCTGCCGCTGCCAACGAGGAGACGATCGCCGGGGCGTAAGATGCCGTGGGCCGGACTCAATCGGTTGGGTTCTTGGTAAACCCCCACTTGGTGAACGGCAATGTAGCAAGGGGGGAGGGCGATCGGCCCTTGGGCTACCAGTCCAGGAGAGAGGTGACGCACCGGATTGACCATAGCTGGATTGACCCTAGCTGGATCCATAGCTGGATCCATTGCGTCTGGGTTTATCCCTGCTGCTGCAACTGTCTGGCTAGGCTGGCCTAGGGAGGCATTCAGGGCAACACTGGCCTGGACCTCGGTGCCGAGAACTAGGCTAAGAATGGTGGTCAACAGGGGGATGGGTTGGGCCAGAACGTGAGGTTTAAGGTTCCTAGAACGGGGATCCGGCTGAATCTGGCCAGAGGTGGGGTTGGAGTGGGTAGCCTGATGATGCATGGGATTACACGACTGATTAAAGGGTAATGATGCCAGAGGGGTTAATGTTCGTCTGTAGTCTGATCCGCTTCGCTCAGCGAACGGAAGATGGGAAGCAAGAATTTTTCAAAGTCCCTCTCCCGTCCTGGGAGAGGGATTTAGGGTGAGGGTCTTCTAACGGAAGACGGGAAGCAAGAATTTTTCAAAGTCCCTCTCCCGTCCTGGGAGAGGGATTTAGGGTGAGGGTCTTCGGGAAAGTCCCACCTCACATTAGTTCTCAGATTTTACCGACTAGACTCCCATGGCAACGGTTTGGCTCCTCACGTTGAGAAAGTTGACCCAGCCTGATTTCGGTTTGCTTTTCTAGCATCAGTGTTGAGCGTGGACAGTGTTGAGCGTGGACAGTGTTGAGCGTGGACAGTGTTGAGTGTGGACAGTGTTGAGTGTGGACAGTTTCGCGGTGCCAAATCTTCTAGGCTAGCTGTAGAGAGGGTTATCGTAGTCCTAAGGAGAGGTAAGCCCAGGTTGAACTGAACGCTTTGATTTGAACGCTTTGAGCTGAACGCTTTGAGCTGAACGACGAGCTTCATTCAGACGTGTAAAACGAGTTTGACCCAGATCTCTTTTGTAAGATCTCTTGTACAAGATATCCAGTAAGAACGATGCCCAGTAAGAACGATGCCCAGTAAAGACGATCATGGGATGGCACAGCCGATCGGAAAAGTCTATTTAGTCGGTGCAGGGCCAGGGGATCCGGGGTTGTTGACCTTAAAAGGTAAAACCCTGTTAGAAGCCGCCGACGTAGTGGTTTACGATGCCTTGGTCAGTGAGCCGATTTTGGCCATGATTAATCCCCAGGCCGATCGCATCTATGGGGGCAAGCGATCGGGACGGCACTCCTTATCCCAAACGGCCATTACCCAATTGCTCATTGACCAAGCCCAGGATCATGCCGTTGTTGTACGGCTTAAGGGGGGAGATCCCTTTATTTTTGGCCGTGGGGGCGAAGAAATGGCCGGATTACTGGCGGCAGGGGTGCCGGTGGAAGTGGTGCCGGGTATCACGGCAGGGGTTGCCGCCGCCGCCTACGCGGGTATTCCCCTCACCCACCGGGGCTATAGTTCTTCCACCACCTTTGTGACAGGCCATGAAATGGCCGGCAAATATCGGCCCCAGGTGAACTGGCAGGCGATCGCCCAGGGCAGTGAGACCATTGTGGTCTATATGGGGATCCATAACTTGACCCACATTACAACTCAACTACAGGAGGCTGGCCTAGCCGCCACGACCCCCATCGCCCTAATCCGTTGGGGCACCCGACCCCAGCAGGAAGAACTAGTGGGAACCCTAGGAACCATTGTCGCTCAGGTTCAGGACACCGGCTTTAGTGCCCCGGCGATCGCGGTCATCGGTGCCGTGGTGCAGCTTCAGGAGCAATTCCGCCAGTGTCGCCCCACGGTTTTGGGGCAACTTACCTCGCCTTCCCCAGAATTGCCCTAGGGCCGGTCATGCTATCGAACCTTTGCCCTGAGGCTGAAGGGGGTAGTGCCATGGTGTAGTCCCACGTTGCAGTGCCATAGTGTTGTAGTGCCATAGTATTGACTAGCGTCAGTATTTAGTGACTCGCGTCAGTTTTAGCGTCGTTTTTACCCCTCTGCCGTGTCCCATCCTTCGTTTCCTCAACAGCGCTGGCATATCCATCCCTCGGACGGCGATCGCGTCCGTCACTTGTCCCAGGATCTCCAAATTCTGGCTCCCGTCGTCCAAGTGCTGTTCAACCGGGGCTTGGATTCCCTGGAGGCGGTGCAAACGTTCCTCGATCCCGACTCCTTAGTTTTGCCGTCCCCCTTAACGGAATTTGAGGATCTGGCCATTAGTGTGGAACTGTTGGCCACCGCCATTGCCCAACAGCAAACCATCGCCATCTGTGGTGACTATGATGCCGATGGTATGACCAGCACCGCCTTGTTATTGCGGGCTTTGCGATTCCTGGGGGGACAGGTGGACTATGCCATTCCCAGCCGAATGCAGGAAGGTTATGGCATTAACAGCCGTATTGTCGAAGACTTCCACCAGGAAGGCGTTAGCCTGATTTTAACGGTAGATAACGGCATCGCCGCCTATGATCCCATTGCGCGGGCGCGGGAACTGGGCCTAGGGGTCATTGTCACGGATCACCACGATTTACCCCCCAAATTGCCCCCGGCTAATGCCATTTTGAACCCCAAGCTGCTCCCAGAGACTTCCCTCTATCGCGGTTTGGCGGGGGTGGGGGTAGCCTATATTTTGGCCTTGACCTTAGCCCAGCACTTGGGACAGTCGGAAGCCGTCATGAAGCCCCTATTGGAACTGTTTACCTTGGGGACGATCGCCGACCTTGCTCCCTTAACGGGGGTCAACCGTTGCTGGGTCAAACGGGGCTTAGCCCTCTTGCCAGACTCCCAACTGTTGGGGGTGCAAGTTTTGTTGGAAGAAGCCGGTATCAAGACCCCTGCCCCAGGGCAACAACTGGATTTAGCGGTTACGGATCAGCCGGTGATGGGACAACCCGCCTCCCCTCCCACTGCCTCAGCTTCCCCCACCTTGAAGCCGGAAGACATTGGCTTTCGCCTCGGTCCTCGCATCAATGCCATTGGTCGTATTGGCGACCCCCAAGTGGTCATCGAACTGTTGACCACCGATGATCCCCTGGTGGCACGGCAGCGGGCCAAGGAGTGCGAAGCCGCTAATCAACAGCGCCGCCAACTCTGTGAAGACATTGAGCAGGAGGCGATCGCCTTAGCGGAAGAACAGCGATCGCACTTGGCCGATCGACGGATTCTCCTCGTGGTTAGCCCCCATTGGCACCATGGGGTTATCGGCATTGTTGCCTCCCGTCTGGTGGAGCGCTATGGGGTGCCGGTCTTTATCGCCACTGGGGAAGAAGGGGGACAAATTCGCGGCTCTGCCCGGGGTATCCCAGAGTTCCATGTGGCCCAAGCCTTGGACTATTGCACCGATCTCTTGCTGAAACATGGGGGGCACCAAGCTGCCGGGGGCTTTTCCCTACCCCAGGAAAATTTAGAGGCGTTTCACCAGCGGCTCATCGGGTTTGCCCGCCAGTCCTTGACCCTAGACCATGTAAAACCCCTTGTAACCGTTGATGCAGCGTTATCCTTTGACCAAATTAATGGGGAACTCTATGGTCAAATCGATGCCCTTCACCCCTGGGGTATTGCCAACCCAGAACCCGTGTTTTGGAGTCCCCAGGTACGGATCCTGGAGCAGCGCAAAATTGGCAAAGAGGGCCATCACCTCAAACTCACCTTGGGCATGGCTACCGGGCCACAGATGACGATCCTCAAGGCAGTCGTCTGGCGCTGGGGGGAATATTTTCCCCTCCCGGACACGATCGATATCGCCTATCGTCTCCGGGAGAATACCTGGAAAGGGCGAGTAACGGTGGAACTGGAACTCCTGGGAGTGCGTTGGCCCGATGGAGTTGCAGTGCCTCAGTCTCCCCCAGATCTGGTTGTGGGGGTTCCCCCCTCAAAGCCCCCGTCCCCAGGGGGATCGGTTCCCCTCCTACCCCGTCCCCCCCAGACTGAGGACAACCCTGGGGGCA from Prochlorothrix hollandica PCC 9006 = CALU 1027 includes the following:
- a CDS encoding mitotic spindle assembly checkpoint protein MAD1, encoding MSEADAKRRPEVAESTSEAIPALSPDWVIEIDQVVSPTFVQRGRDRRLDTQTTIAPASVAEVEPALVADAIVPMAPREPGGLSQSGVAQGDPGAVMDGKPMDGKPVDGKPVVLAVPVPSPITSAVVSVPLKPVPLDSGHPPLAMSLETSLEMSLETSLETSLETSLEISLETSLETTFLDAARSVGVPQGWSGESVGESVGESIGNSIGNSIDIFATPLPLTTPISPITDTTSLQQLQRENADLKEQNQDLLDWVAELERSLQDCHASFQHQTECTQYQERLVEERNQELLEYHHCLESLGQNLEEAQHSLHRHRILVDTLGIQLENSQERISQKEEECNLTQKRFAEQTQRLVEMENECRDLKTRLSRQQRYTLQFKSALEKCLDVSVPGPQDDLQGLANAAVANPISLSEPTTNFFPRSQPVQPWSSQTSDWMGDGEWDKVSNLLRDVSLDEVSPEVLPEPEPVTLEPEAVTLGADPVRHSVSLNPGQQPGDVASPGAAFAQGHSDQGHSDQGHSDQGHEDSPFLSLILEHSLEPDVDWELEQKLSAVFDNTVMDIGDWQEEEPQPTFGAGSALEAESQPIEPSPLAVASQGTAPDQPVLPVISPSRVSLDSLDALGFSGTQGCWDFDPSGEEPGLQSPAEDAIAVPSVTNSYQLWQDLAKAHRIGVATGSTVFAEPDLPLQSVLRSDAGAPGTDEAGGDQFGVSGTSEALHPGDHGSGQGEGVKGDAGDRQVGDRPVDFQPGDDASVNVQAVDLQAVDLQVVDLQVVDLQAVDLQAVDLQAVDLQASDRQVTESADGAGLETVTAETHGFAPAVDGVVRRQIEQFLASPSFLPETGLAHPGTAASQAVAPQAVVPQAVAPQAVAPQAVAPQAVASQAVAPKSGVAPFPVPRPSLQLPNPKAGMVENSVAQRGSAVGSGKTIAKPSASASAPGTQGAAVLPPVRSAHLPDHSSALDPALEPEATGLGVGQWSLETSTGSPKVKGQPRNPQLDFFSLALPSHNWPSPLVHPLRPSKKRDSLAAVELPSFPKAES
- the cobA gene encoding uroporphyrinogen-III C-methyltransferase, which gives rise to MPSKDDHGMAQPIGKVYLVGAGPGDPGLLTLKGKTLLEAADVVVYDALVSEPILAMINPQADRIYGGKRSGRHSLSQTAITQLLIDQAQDHAVVVRLKGGDPFIFGRGGEEMAGLLAAGVPVEVVPGITAGVAAAAYAGIPLTHRGYSSSTTFVTGHEMAGKYRPQVNWQAIAQGSETIVVYMGIHNLTHITTQLQEAGLAATTPIALIRWGTRPQQEELVGTLGTIVAQVQDTGFSAPAIAVIGAVVQLQEQFRQCRPTVLGQLTSPSPELP
- a CDS encoding single-stranded-DNA-specific exonuclease RecJ yields the protein MSHPSFPQQRWHIHPSDGDRVRHLSQDLQILAPVVQVLFNRGLDSLEAVQTFLDPDSLVLPSPLTEFEDLAISVELLATAIAQQQTIAICGDYDADGMTSTALLLRALRFLGGQVDYAIPSRMQEGYGINSRIVEDFHQEGVSLILTVDNGIAAYDPIARARELGLGVIVTDHHDLPPKLPPANAILNPKLLPETSLYRGLAGVGVAYILALTLAQHLGQSEAVMKPLLELFTLGTIADLAPLTGVNRCWVKRGLALLPDSQLLGVQVLLEEAGIKTPAPGQQLDLAVTDQPVMGQPASPPTASASPTLKPEDIGFRLGPRINAIGRIGDPQVVIELLTTDDPLVARQRAKECEAANQQRRQLCEDIEQEAIALAEEQRSHLADRRILLVVSPHWHHGVIGIVASRLVERYGVPVFIATGEEGGQIRGSARGIPEFHVAQALDYCTDLLLKHGGHQAAGGFSLPQENLEAFHQRLIGFARQSLTLDHVKPLVTVDAALSFDQINGELYGQIDALHPWGIANPEPVFWSPQVRILEQRKIGKEGHHLKLTLGMATGPQMTILKAVVWRWGEYFPLPDTIDIAYRLRENTWKGRVTVELELLGVRWPDGVAVPQSPPDLVVGVPPSKPPSPGGSVPLLPRPPQTEDNPGGTIATVAFTFSDRPYSCAVYDCNGIQELRIRNGQGQVLAVQAGQTTGLLGHDRATAQTINVQEPFFYNLIQGAVAALKPHI